The window tctcactctcactcttattcttcatctttatctttctctctcttttctctcattctctattttgtctatctttctcttctacagaaaacaaaattaacaaaataatataatttaaataaaaactattattattattattattattattatatagttttttagttttttcttttagttttaaattttcaccgtctatattttttttctcttcttttaaatatttattacatataatttgaaaagaatactaatgttatacttaaaatttagaatcaagattcaattattttaaaaaaaattaattttgagttaattttataactatcagtataatttttttatactaatatctaattatatttttatatacatggagagaaaaaatattatttttaaataacaagtataaaaattaattatttttatttgtgcaacagacttaacaattaatacctaattaaatgtaaaagtatacacgttaaattgttttaaattttagataacgaatgttaaaattaattattaataaaaaattaaaatttttcatataaaaataataattaaaaattttattatttaattttttatttacacatACCTTAATTTTCTTAGCCAAAAATTTTtgtcaatttataattttttttaaaaataatttaattttataaaattttttataccaTACATAATTTAtactatcaaaataaaataaatcataattttaaaaaatttatatttccgcCTTACgagtaaaaatactaataataaactaattataTGGCACCAAAATTAAAGAAGCTGCCAAGAAAATTCGTTTGCTGGCAGCTGCCTAGGGGGAATAAGAGAGACTTATTAAGAAACTATTGTTGAATGTGACTTGTGGATTTCAAATTCTATATAATGAAATTAAGGACAACGATAGCCGGGTTacaccagttttttttttttttcattttttttggacGAAAATCCTACAATATTCTCTTAACGAAAAATAAGTTGCACTTAACATATTTTACAAGTTCTTTGTTTCGTCTTTTTCTCCCTGAAAAAAACATTATATAAAGTAGATTTTGCATATATGGATAATATGTTTAAAGTGACACATAAACAATATTGACCCTAAAAATAACTTCTatctatgttattatttaaaataacatataacaTATATAGTCATACTATAGTTGGTTGTTTACATGAATGTCATTTTGTCTacaatttaaatttgtttattgataaattaaaatatttagatttaATGAATAAGACAATTAAGTTTGAATACAATGAATTTGAATGTCATTTTGTCTacaatttaaatttgtttattgataaattaaaatatttagatttaATGAATAAGACAATTAAGTTTGAATACAATGAATTTTTTGCTTGTGAGAGATATTTTAGTTTAACGTATTATCTTTGGTCAAATTTTATGAAAATTGATAAGgtctataaatattataaatgtatcataaaattattaagaCCTACTTTCTATCATAAGTGTGCCTAGAAATAATACTAAGATTGATAATGTTAGTGACATaataatctaaaataaaattattttatttaatttagtatttattataattattttatttatgtaatatttataattatatatttattatatttaataggacttaattattttagtaacagccaatgaattataactcaaatagtatagtctctccatactcaattaagaaatTGCGGGTTCGAGTttcctatctttgataaaaaaaaattattttagtagcaactaaaaaatataaaataaaattataaaataagataactttaAACTAAGTTATTATTCTCttccaaatatattttttaaagtacGTTATACTTGTGCAATTTCATGTTGTTGCGTAATAATTTGTACTCTAATGTAGGTACCGGAATATAGGATTatgcatttattttttaataatattattcgtTTGTTCGTTTGTGAAATCTCATGATTTTTCTACTCTACAAATAGTCATTGATCTCCCATCATTCAAACTCCCCACCTTCAATATTGATCATAGTGTTGAATCTAATATAGTGAGCAAGATGATGCACTCTCATCATGTTCCTAAGTCCCTTTGGTCATTCCTTGAAGAGAATAGCTCAACTCTTGAATTTCATCAATTTGTTGAGAACTATGGCTTCATGGTTGATAATTCACATATGGGTAATTCAGGATTCAATTTCACTAATAATAATCCTTTATTCAATATTCCACATAATAATACTATTACTTCTTCTAATGTTTCTTCTATCCCTTATTCCAATGATGATACCTTATACCATAACCCCGTTGAGGAAGAAGATTCCTTACAAACACTAATGGATTATTTTTCCATGGAATTGGACAATTCTAACCCCAATACTAATGGAAAAAACCAAAGTTACCAAGAAGAAAGTGGTGAGGGTAGCTTTTATCCTTCTTCACAAAACATGATGATTTCTAGTAGTGAAGAAGGGCAAAATGGTAATTGGAGTCCTACCACATCTTTGAATTCAGATTTGTCCTCATCAACACATCAATTTCAGCAACTTTTCTTGCCTCAACTAGGCATGGAAATTGACAAGAGGGTGGTGCTTCCACACATGGTGGAAGCCATTGGAGAAGCTCTTGGAAAAGGTCACAAATCACAAGTTGAAGAGATCTTGAGAAGCATGCGCAACAAAGCTAGCCCAATTGATGAACCATTTGAGTTCTACTTGTCccaaggtggtggtggtgattATCTAAAACAAGAGGCTATTAAACACTTTGAAGATTTGTTTAGAGCCTTGTACCAAGGAACCCCACATGGAAAAGTTGCAAACTTTGTTGCTAATTCATCAATTCTTGAAGCTATACCCCATGATTGTGATGTTATACATATATTTGACTTTGATTTGGTCAATGGGATTCAATGGCCTTCTATGATTGAGGCAATTGCACCCTTGAACAAAACATTGAAATTGACTTCAATCAAGAGTGTTGAGGAAGGGTATGAATGTAATTTCCCTCAGTGGAACTTTGAGGAAGTTAAAAGGAGCCTCTATGAGCATGCAAGATCCTGTGGGTTTTTGAAATTGAAGGTGGAGGAGAAGGGAATAGAGGAAGTGGTTATGGAGATCAAGAAAGTGAACAAAAGGGGTGGTAAAAAGGAGTTTTTTGCCTTCAATTGCATGGTGGGCCTACCACATATGGGGAGAGAAAAGAGTAGAAAACGTGTCATGGAGTTTCTAAATTTGATCCATTTTTGTGGAAATAAAAGGGCAATTTTGACTTTTGGTGATGGGGGTGCTTATGACAAGTGGGGAAAAAATGGATTTGATTTCAAGTCATTTTATGATGCAAATTTGGTTCATTACAAGGCCTTGTTGGAATCAATTGAGTCACACTTCCCAACTTCTTCAGAAGCAAGAGCTGCTATTGAGTGCTTATTTTTGGCACCTAATGTTTCTTCTCTCTCATGGTTGCAACAGTGGGAGGAGATCTC is drawn from Arachis hypogaea cultivar Tifrunner chromosome 12, arahy.Tifrunner.gnm2.J5K5, whole genome shotgun sequence and contains these coding sequences:
- the LOC112730446 gene encoding protein NODULATION SIGNALING PATHWAY 2-like; the encoded protein is MMHSHHVPKSLWSFLEENSSTLEFHQFVENYGFMVDNSHMGNSGFNFTNNNPLFNIPHNNTITSSNVSSIPYSNDDTLYHNPVEEEDSLQTLMDYFSMELDNSNPNTNGKNQSYQEESGEGSFYPSSQNMMISSSEEGQNGNWSPTTSLNSDLSSSTHQFQQLFLPQLGMEIDKRVVLPHMVEAIGEALGKGHKSQVEEILRSMRNKASPIDEPFEFYLSQGGGGDYLKQEAIKHFEDLFRALYQGTPHGKVANFVANSSILEAIPHDCDVIHIFDFDLVNGIQWPSMIEAIAPLNKTLKLTSIKSVEEGYECNFPQWNFEEVKRSLYEHARSCGFLKLKVEEKGIEEVVMEIKKVNKRGGKKEFFAFNCMVGLPHMGREKSRKRVMEFLNLIHFCGNKRAILTFGDGGAYDKWGKNGFDFKSFYDANLVHYKALLESIESHFPTSSEARAAIECLFLAPNVSSLSWLQQWEEISEGFNFHAGFGLDGCGFSKSNLMEIGELMEGCDDSYGAKIGGQNGNELVLLWKGIQLLRVSTWRN